The following proteins are encoded in a genomic region of Mus caroli chromosome 18, CAROLI_EIJ_v1.1, whole genome shotgun sequence:
- the Mc4r gene encoding melanocortin receptor 4: protein MNSTHHHGMYTSLHLWNRSSYGLHGNASESLGKGHPDGGCYEQLFVSPEVFVTLGVISLLENILVIVAIAKNKNLHSPMYFFICSLAVADMLVSVSNGSETIVITLLNSTDTDAQSFTVNIDNVIDSVICSSLLASICSLLSIAVDRYFTIFYALQYHNIMTVRRVGIIISCIWAACTVSGVLFIIYSDSSAVIICLISMFFTMLVLMASLYVHMFLMARLHIKRIAVLPGTGTIRQGTNMKGAITLTILIGVFVVCWAPFFLHLLFYISCPQNPYCVCFMSHFNLYLILIMCNAVIDPLIYALRSQELRKTFKEIICFYPLGGICELSSRY from the coding sequence ATGAACTCCACCCACCACCATGGCATGTATACTTCCCTCCACCTCTGGAACCGCAGCAGCTACGGGCTGCATGGCAATGCCAGCGAGTCGCTGGGGAAGGGCCACCCGGACGGAGGATGCTATGAGCAACTTTTTGTCTCCCCCGAGGTGTTTGTGACTCTGGGTGTCATAAGCCTGTTGGAGAACATTCTAGTGATCGTGGCGATAGCCAAGAACAAGAACCTGCACTCACCCATGTACTTTTTCATCTGTAGCCTGGCTGTGGCAGATATGCTGGTGAGCGTTTCGAATGGGTCGGAAACCATCGTCATTACCCTGTTAAACAGTACGGACACGGATGCCCAGAGCTTCACCGTGAACATTGATAATGTCATTGACTCTGTGATCTGTAGCTCCTTGCTCGCATCCATTTGCAGCCTGCTTTCCATTGCGGTGGACAGGTATTTCACTATCTTTTACGCGCTCCAGTACCATAACATCATGACGGTTAGGCGGGTCGGGATCATCATAAGTTGTATCTGGGCAGCTTGCACGGTGTCAGGCGTTCTCTTCATCATTTACTCGGACAGCAGCGCTGTCATCATCTGCCTCATTTCCATGTTCTTCACTATGCTAGTTCTCATGGCCTCTCTCTATGTCCACATGTTCCTGATGGCGAGACTTCACATTAAGAGGATTGCTGTCCTCCCAGGCACAGGGACCATCCGCCAGGGTACCAACATGAAGGGGGCGATTACCTTGACCATCCTGATTGGAGTCTTTGTTGTCTGCTGGGCCCCGTTCTTTCTCCATTTACTGTTCTACATCTCTTGCCCTCAGAATCCATACTGCGTGTGCTTCATGtctcattttaatttgtatctcATACTGATCATGTGTAACGCCGTCATCGACCCTCTCATTTATGCCCTCCGGAGTCAAGAACTGAGGAAAACTTTCAAAGAGATCATCTGTTTCTATCCCCTGGGAGGCATCTGTGAGTTGTCTAGCAGGTATTAA